From the genome of Bordetella sp. H567, one region includes:
- a CDS encoding ArnT family glycosyltransferase produces the protein MSRLLDAWMRRLESLSRGWLFLITGVWLCWLSWLRPMMLPDEGRYAGVAWAMLSTGQHGVPMLNGMPFFHKPPLYYWLASTAFDVFGVHAWAARLPSWLAAWLATMAVYAFLRHYRGVRTATVALLVLATQPFFFGAAQFANLDMLVAGMITLTTVAGASTVLNAMRGKDWRWLAVATGVLAALGVLSKGLIGVVLPGGILLIWIVMLRQWRGLRALLWPPAIVAFLVVCLPWFWVMQEDYSGFFNYFFVYQQFDRFAETGFNNRQPIWFYLPVLAGLILPWTFWLGAVFRKTFWMEREGDAYAVRLLMGIWVVVVLAFFSLPASKLVGYVLPTLAPLGVLVAEVIVAGLSRADDGESTRRSYRVCLATAVGLCVLMTVFVAIYSRPNSAPLGAAARPQAKPGDQIVMLHAYAYDLPMAMRNARPAWVVDDWNNPDIPRRDSWRKELYDAGQFSPDVMKDALISVHELQARLCAAPAGQTFWFWGQPAEDQDAYPALRGLAPFAVSGKRALWRFVPDAAFRSQYCGGTPKSG, from the coding sequence ATGTCGCGTTTGCTTGATGCATGGATGCGCCGCCTGGAGTCGCTGTCCAGGGGTTGGCTTTTCCTGATCACCGGTGTCTGGTTGTGCTGGCTGTCGTGGCTGCGTCCCATGATGCTGCCCGACGAAGGCCGCTATGCCGGGGTCGCATGGGCCATGCTGAGCACCGGCCAGCATGGCGTGCCGATGCTCAACGGCATGCCTTTCTTCCATAAGCCGCCCCTTTACTATTGGCTGGCGTCCACCGCGTTCGATGTGTTCGGCGTGCATGCCTGGGCGGCGCGGCTGCCGTCGTGGCTGGCTGCCTGGCTGGCGACGATGGCCGTGTACGCCTTCCTGCGGCATTACCGCGGTGTCCGGACGGCAACGGTGGCCTTGCTGGTATTGGCCACCCAGCCCTTCTTCTTCGGCGCCGCGCAGTTCGCCAACCTGGACATGCTGGTGGCGGGCATGATCACGCTGACCACCGTCGCGGGCGCCAGTACGGTGCTGAACGCCATGCGCGGCAAAGACTGGCGCTGGCTGGCCGTGGCGACGGGGGTGCTGGCCGCGCTGGGCGTGCTGTCCAAAGGCCTGATCGGCGTGGTCCTGCCCGGCGGCATCCTGCTGATATGGATCGTCATGCTGCGCCAATGGCGCGGCCTGCGCGCGCTGCTGTGGCCGCCGGCCATCGTCGCTTTCCTGGTGGTCTGCCTGCCCTGGTTCTGGGTCATGCAGGAGGACTACTCGGGCTTCTTCAATTACTTCTTCGTCTACCAGCAGTTCGACCGCTTCGCCGAAACCGGCTTCAACAACCGCCAGCCGATCTGGTTCTACCTGCCGGTGCTGGCGGGCCTCATCCTGCCCTGGACTTTCTGGTTGGGGGCCGTCTTCCGCAAGACGTTCTGGATGGAACGCGAAGGCGATGCGTATGCGGTGCGCCTGCTGATGGGCATCTGGGTCGTGGTGGTGCTGGCCTTCTTCTCGCTGCCGGCCTCCAAGCTGGTGGGTTACGTGCTGCCGACGCTGGCCCCGCTGGGCGTATTGGTGGCCGAGGTCATCGTGGCGGGGCTGTCCAGGGCCGATGACGGGGAGAGCACGCGCCGAAGCTATCGTGTCTGCCTGGCGACCGCGGTCGGGCTGTGCGTGCTGATGACCGTATTCGTGGCCATCTACTCGCGGCCCAACTCCGCGCCGCTGGGCGCGGCCGCGCGCCCGCAGGCCAAGCCGGGGGACCAGATCGTCATGCTGCACGCCTACGCGTACGACCTGCCCATGGCGATGCGCAATGCGCGTCCCGCCTGGGTGGTGGATGACTGGAACAACCCGGACATCCCCCGGCGTGACAGCTGGCGCAAGGAGCTTTATGACGCCGGCCAGTTCAGCCCCGACGTCATGAAGGACGCGCTCATTTCCGTGCATGAACTGCAGGCGCGCTTGTGTGCCGCGCCCGCGGGCCAGACATTCTGGTTCTGGGGCCAGCCGGCGGAAGACCAGGATGCCTATCCCGCCCTGCGCGGCCTGGCGCCGTTCGCCGTCAGCGGCAAGCGGGCGCTGTGGCGCTTCGTGCCCGACGCGGCATTCAGGTCGCAGTACTGCGGCGGAACGCCCAAAAGCGGCTGA
- a CDS encoding GtrA family protein, whose product MRVLIRQLSWFIAVGCAAAATHWATVVACVEILRMPPLGANVVGWLVAFCVSFSGHYRLTFRHQASAWHVAARRFFCISAAGFLVNEAAYAWLLRRTVLRYDVLLALILIGIAVLTFLFSRFWAFRRSTAT is encoded by the coding sequence ATGCGGGTTCTGATCCGACAATTGAGCTGGTTCATCGCCGTTGGCTGCGCGGCGGCCGCCACACACTGGGCGACCGTCGTCGCCTGCGTGGAAATCCTGCGCATGCCGCCCCTGGGGGCCAACGTCGTGGGCTGGTTGGTGGCGTTCTGTGTTTCGTTCAGCGGTCACTATCGACTCACTTTCCGTCACCAGGCCAGTGCTTGGCATGTGGCGGCGCGGCGGTTCTTCTGTATATCGGCCGCCGGATTCCTGGTGAATGAAGCCGCGTATGCCTGGCTGCTGCGCCGCACGGTGCTGCGATACGACGTTCTGCTCGCGCTGATATTGATCGGCATCGCGGTCCTGACCTTCCTGTTCAGCCGCTTTTGGGCGTTCCGCCGCAGTACTGCGACCTGA
- a CDS encoding ChbG/HpnK family deacetylase yields the protein MNAAINEGVLGLARAQRLSAVGCMSQAPAFRRDAAQLRDLDVDAGLHLNFTEALGESGLYLPLPRLIAFSYARMLDAGRVKRQIERQLDAFEAAMGRAPDFIDGHQHVHQLPQIRHALFAVLARRYPGQGPWLRYTAPGCLDGVPTPLRRKARIIAALGSAAFARAAAQAGLRTNRRFLGVYDFQGGAQAYDDLLTLWLRNSCDGDLLMCHPALPAGGRSGMDAQRGAEYQVLSKPGLDEWMSAIGLRIVRYADA from the coding sequence ATGAATGCGGCAATCAACGAGGGCGTGCTTGGCCTGGCGCGGGCCCAGCGGCTCAGCGCGGTAGGTTGCATGTCGCAGGCGCCGGCCTTCCGGCGCGACGCGGCGCAGCTGCGCGACCTGGACGTGGACGCCGGACTGCATCTGAATTTCACGGAAGCGCTGGGCGAGTCCGGGCTCTACCTGCCGCTGCCGCGCCTGATCGCCTTTTCGTATGCGCGCATGCTGGACGCCGGACGCGTCAAGCGCCAGATCGAGCGCCAGCTGGATGCATTCGAAGCGGCGATGGGCCGCGCTCCGGATTTCATCGACGGGCACCAGCACGTGCACCAGCTGCCGCAGATCCGCCACGCGCTGTTCGCCGTGCTGGCGCGCCGCTACCCTGGCCAGGGGCCGTGGCTGCGCTATACCGCGCCGGGCTGCCTGGATGGCGTGCCTACGCCCCTGCGGCGCAAGGCCCGCATCATCGCCGCGTTGGGCTCGGCCGCCTTTGCCCGCGCCGCCGCGCAAGCGGGGCTGCGCACCAACCGGCGCTTCCTGGGCGTGTACGACTTCCAGGGCGGGGCGCAGGCCTACGACGATCTGCTTACCCTGTGGCTGCGCAATTCCTGTGATGGCGATCTCTTGATGTGCCATCCGGCGCTGCCCGCCGGCGGCAGGTCTGGCATGGATGCGCAGCGCGGCGCGGAATACCAGGTGCTGTCCAAGCCCGGCCTGGACGAATGGATGTCCGCCATCGGGCTGCGCATCGTGCGCTACGCCGACGCCTGA
- a CDS encoding GntR family transcriptional regulator, translating to MTAVPTKRRAADVAYDAVESMIATLQLQPGSPVVEAELVHRTGLGRTPLREALLRMVSAGLITQEPRRGLRVSNVQLSDHLDLIQTRRALEQLIATSAARRATPPQRSSILDCAANMMRAADGGDLDDYMRADQMLDHACHDACRNVSAVTAITPLLIQCRRFWYAYQHEGDVKEGARHHMAMAEGIASGDERAAARGADALMDYLEGFARKVIDA from the coding sequence ATGACCGCAGTCCCGACCAAACGCCGCGCCGCCGATGTTGCCTACGACGCCGTCGAAAGCATGATCGCCACTTTGCAACTGCAGCCCGGCAGCCCGGTGGTCGAAGCCGAACTGGTCCACCGCACCGGCCTGGGACGCACGCCCTTGCGCGAGGCCCTGCTGCGCATGGTGTCGGCCGGCCTGATCACCCAGGAGCCCAGGCGCGGCCTGCGCGTCTCCAATGTGCAATTGTCCGATCACCTGGACCTGATCCAGACGCGCCGCGCGCTGGAGCAACTGATCGCCACGTCCGCGGCCAGGCGTGCCACGCCGCCGCAGCGCAGCAGCATCCTCGATTGCGCGGCCAATATGATGCGCGCTGCCGACGGCGGCGACCTGGACGACTATATGCGCGCCGACCAGATGCTGGACCACGCCTGCCACGACGCCTGCCGCAACGTGTCGGCCGTCACGGCCATCACGCCGCTGCTGATCCAATGCCGCCGCTTCTGGTACGCGTATCAGCATGAAGGCGACGTCAAGGAAGGCGCGCGCCACCACATGGCCATGGCCGAAGGCATCGCCAGCGGCGACGAGCGGGCCGCGGCGCGCGGCGCCGATGCGCTGATGGACTACCTGGAAGGGTTCGCGCGCAAGGTCATCGACGCCTAG
- a CDS encoding dihydrodipicolinate synthase family protein, translating into MNRTRWQGVFPAVTSKFRDDESLDHEEMRRHFSFLIDNGVHGLVTCGSLGEASTLSMEEKLAVAKTAVDVSGGRVPVLANVSETSTRDALRYVKAAVDQGVDGFMVMPSVLYVADAREAMQNVRTIAEAARKPCMIYNNPVAYRVDLKPEHMAQLADCEWLAAIKESTDDIRRITDLRNALGTRYQLFIGVDDLSFEALALGADGLLAGLVTAFPRETVALYDLMKAGEWAQALKLYQWFTPLLHLDVSTKLVQNIKLAETLAGVGNENVRRPRLPLAGEERARVEAIIKTALEKRPEEFRSRPPGAGRH; encoded by the coding sequence TTGAACCGTACGCGCTGGCAAGGAGTATTTCCCGCCGTCACAAGCAAATTCCGCGACGATGAATCGCTGGACCACGAGGAAATGCGGCGGCATTTCAGTTTCCTGATCGACAACGGCGTCCACGGGCTGGTGACCTGCGGCTCCTTGGGCGAAGCCAGCACGCTGTCGATGGAAGAAAAGCTGGCGGTCGCCAAGACCGCCGTGGACGTCAGCGGCGGCCGCGTCCCCGTCCTGGCCAATGTCTCCGAAACCAGCACCCGCGACGCCCTCCGCTATGTCAAGGCGGCCGTCGACCAGGGCGTGGACGGCTTCATGGTGATGCCATCCGTACTCTACGTGGCCGACGCGCGCGAAGCCATGCAGAACGTGCGCACCATCGCGGAAGCCGCCAGAAAGCCCTGCATGATCTACAACAACCCGGTCGCCTACCGGGTCGACCTGAAGCCGGAACACATGGCACAGCTGGCCGACTGCGAATGGCTGGCCGCCATCAAGGAAAGCACCGACGATATCCGTCGCATCACCGACCTGCGCAATGCGCTGGGCACGCGCTACCAGCTGTTCATCGGCGTCGACGATCTATCCTTCGAAGCGCTGGCGCTGGGCGCCGACGGGCTGCTGGCCGGCCTGGTGACCGCATTCCCGCGCGAAACGGTCGCCCTCTACGATCTGATGAAGGCGGGTGAATGGGCGCAGGCGCTCAAGCTCTATCAGTGGTTCACGCCACTGCTGCACCTGGACGTCTCCACCAAGCTGGTGCAGAACATCAAGCTGGCCGAGACCCTGGCCGGTGTCGGCAATGAAAACGTGCGCCGTCCCCGCCTGCCCCTGGCCGGAGAGGAACGCGCGCGCGTCGAGGCCATCATCAAGACGGCGCTGGAAAAGCGGCCCGAGGAATTCCGGTCCCGGCCGCCAGGCGCCGGCCGCCATTGA
- a CDS encoding GNAT family N-acetyltransferase, translated as MRGHLFRHDAECPAGLPPEIRRYAGLEVLRVRDEAMFRRCLWFDLMRALLGGAQPFLQHAAALVMRDPLTGVIASESYVVSSWRYAEIGTITHPDYRGKGLSTVLCGQAIRWAASQGRVSIWSCDEANTASWRVAERLGMRAGTPYCFYKRSL; from the coding sequence TTGCGAGGCCACCTCTTCCGCCATGATGCGGAATGCCCCGCCGGCCTGCCGCCGGAAATCCGGCGTTACGCCGGCCTGGAAGTCCTGCGGGTGAGGGACGAGGCGATGTTCCGGCGCTGCCTGTGGTTCGACCTGATGCGCGCGCTGCTGGGCGGTGCGCAGCCTTTCCTGCAACACGCAGCCGCCCTGGTGATGCGAGATCCCTTGACCGGCGTCATTGCCAGTGAATCCTACGTGGTCTCGTCCTGGCGCTACGCCGAAATCGGCACGATCACGCATCCGGACTATCGCGGCAAGGGCTTGTCCACCGTGCTCTGCGGCCAGGCCATACGGTGGGCGGCCAGCCAGGGGCGGGTATCGATCTGGTCGTGCGACGAAGCGAATACCGCTTCCTGGCGCGTGGCGGAAAGGCTGGGAATGCGGGCCGGCACACCCTACTGCTTCTACAAGCGCTCCCTATAG
- a CDS encoding alpha/beta hydrolase, which produces MVPFPRLPIRIHLRRAIACALLAGTAVVGCTHLDTWQREAIFSPAQGDQRWFSEPPAGTRVFDLAVAPDQHVRAWYWQSPDPHAPAVLYLHGARWNLNGSAFRMASWTRLGYSVLAIDYRGFGDSTRMLPSEESAGQDAAAALRELARRQPDPSRRFVYGHSLGGAIAIDLASRKDMPAFAGLIVESSFTSIAAMLQTLKWGWVPGASLLVTQPFDSLDKLAELTTPVLFLHGTEDQVVPHTMSDQLFAAAQRVAPNLKRLVKIDGASHSGAVRSGPVYDDAVESFVHDAVAAYHGAPMPQRPPLDARTAGSSTHGAEPL; this is translated from the coding sequence ATGGTCCCGTTCCCCCGCCTGCCCATCCGCATCCACCTGCGCCGCGCCATTGCATGCGCGCTGCTGGCCGGCACCGCCGTCGTGGGCTGCACGCACCTGGACACCTGGCAGCGCGAGGCCATTTTCTCGCCGGCCCAGGGCGACCAGCGCTGGTTCAGCGAACCGCCGGCCGGCACCCGGGTCTTCGACCTGGCCGTCGCCCCGGACCAGCACGTGCGCGCCTGGTATTGGCAGAGCCCCGACCCCCACGCACCGGCCGTTCTTTATCTGCACGGCGCGCGCTGGAACCTGAACGGCAGCGCCTTCCGCATGGCGAGCTGGACGCGGCTGGGCTATTCGGTGCTGGCCATCGACTATCGCGGCTTCGGCGATTCCACACGGATGCTGCCCTCCGAGGAAAGCGCCGGCCAGGACGCCGCCGCAGCGCTGCGCGAACTGGCCAGGCGGCAGCCGGATCCGTCCAGGCGCTTCGTGTACGGCCACAGCCTGGGCGGCGCCATCGCCATCGACCTGGCCTCGCGCAAGGACATGCCGGCGTTCGCGGGGCTGATCGTCGAATCCAGTTTCACCAGCATCGCCGCCATGCTGCAGACGCTGAAGTGGGGCTGGGTGCCCGGCGCGAGCCTGCTGGTCACGCAGCCTTTCGATTCGCTGGACAAGCTGGCCGAGCTGACCACGCCCGTGCTCTTCCTGCACGGCACCGAGGACCAGGTGGTGCCGCACACCATGAGCGACCAGTTGTTCGCCGCCGCGCAACGCGTGGCGCCCAACCTGAAGCGGCTGGTGAAGATAGACGGCGCATCGCATTCGGGCGCCGTGCGTAGCGGCCCCGTCTACGACGATGCCGTCGAATCCTTCGTGCATGACGCCGTGGCGGCCTACCACGGCGCACCCATGCCGCAGCGCCCGCCGCTGGACGCGCGCACCGCCGGGTCGTCCACCCACGGCGCGGAACCGCTATAG